Genomic segment of Siniperca chuatsi isolate FFG_IHB_CAS linkage group LG16, ASM2008510v1, whole genome shotgun sequence:
GAGAAGCAGtacttcaaacagccctttaacAGACAGAGCCACAGCTTACCAAGGGACGTCTGGGTGCAAGGCAGCCTCTCTGACGGCAGGCTGAGCAGCCGGGCCAAGAGCCCGTCCAGCGACCAGAGGAAGGGCCTGAGTAGCCAGCTGAGCACCCTCTTCCCTCAGAGAACAGTGGAGCAAGCCATGAATGCTTACCCACACGTCTCAGATATGTCCGAACTGATTTCTCTCATCCAGAGCTACAGGACCAACCACATCTCCTTCTAGATTAGAAAGACTAATTTTTTGACTCAAACTGAGCCGACATTGGAGTTCTCATCCCATAAGCAAAGTGAAagctgaaaaaaagagaaaatttcTACTTTTCTTGAAATGACTGTGAATTTGTTTTCTTACAAATCATACTGTGGGAAAACTATCACTCTTGCTTGAACACATTCCAAACTTTAGCTTTATTTTAGCATTAAAAAGTGACTCAATCTGATGAAGTCTTGAAAATGTAGCAGACTGAATGCTATTTCTTTACCCTAGTATAAAAGTGCAATGCACTATGCTCCATACATGCTACTTATTGTAGCAGtgacaaatgttttattaaagcaGCATGTGTTGTTTTCTCATGTTGCCTCAAAATGAGGAACTCTATTACACTATTCTGTACTCCTGTAAAGAATGTCAGTGACCCGTTTTTGATGTGAATTTTAGAggcttgtgtttttgctgtgcCTGTGAAATAAAAGCACTCAAATCACTCTGGATATTTGTCTATGATAAACATATGACACTGTCCTCACAGTTGGGCAAGATAAATCTTCAAGATATTTTAAATCACAGCTTTAAATTTagaactgctgctgcactgctctcTGGTGGTTAAAAGTGTTGCCACAATCCAATCAGTGATGACACGGCATGTGCTTTCCGTCACTTATCAAGGCCAAATACCCGCTGCAACATGCTGAGAGGTTTGAGCCAGTGGAGTAGCAGTTTTCAACCCTGTgggattgatttttttaatttttaaaaggtttaaaagtTGGAGGATTTGCATGagagagataaataaaaataaataaaaaggaggtcaaaatcaaagcagcagtgaCTGGGAGATCCTTACTTTTAGTCCccaatggcaatccatccagtaattgttgaggtatttcagtctggaccaaagcggtggaccaACTGATGGATcaacattgtcatccctagaACCAcaccgctagcgtggctaaaaacacatcagtgagccacaccaCTGCACTGTTTACATATTCTTTCATTACAATCAACATGGCTACTCTAGTTTGTTTTGACTCCGTCCCACAGTCACTGTCCTGCCATTGGTTCTCACTAGAGCATCACATGTGTATTAATACACAGCTcaaagtagtccccaacaaatggaCTATTTGCAAAACACTGcagtggccagctgtttcaGAAAATGActgagctttttaaaaaattacactATATATTTGtaacctgtttttaaagatttgcgTCTTTAGTAGGAACCAACAGGCTTGGTAGGGAAGTCTGAAAGTTTTAAGACATGGCCTaacgcattgttggttttagtcttttcatggaatttgttgacaaaaagataaataaagacTAACaccagatttatcctttaaagtTAGACTATTTACTTGTGCtaaacagcagccactgtggccacaagtgacaaaTAAgggataatggtaaatgctaaaacagaAACCCAGGTAGAGAAGAGTCAAAGTAATATCCACTATATAACAATATCTaaggttagctaacattagccaccataagctactggtcataccagaccaagttagactgtagcagcaaaacccctgagtgtctTGAACTGAGAAAGTTTTATTGATTCTAAAATCATTCATAAGAgcaagaatgtgttatttcttctttcagaaATTACAGTCTAGCTTTAAATCCATAGGGCAGAAAACCACTGCTTCAGTGCTCTCTGCTGGTTAAAACGTTCAAGTGTCGGGGCTCCCCGGTGGCCTGGTGCTGCTGCCGACCGTGAACCGCAACGTCCATGGTTCCTGTTCGGCAGGGGATCTTTTGTTACACGATGTCCCCCATCACTCTATTATCGGCTATAAATAATGGCAGAAAATTCccgagaggggaaaaaaaactaaacaaacaaaaaacattcaagtgTCGCCACAACCTGATCAGGATGCAGATGTTTTCCATCAGTTATCAACGCAGAACCTCCAACAACATACAGAGGGATTCAAGCCAGTAGCAGTTTCCAACACCGTGTGGTAAATTCTTGGCCTAACAttcaatagacctttttcacaggaGACATCTTGACTGGTCATAACAGGAAAAGtgcaggtgtaattaataacattaataatggcacTACTCTATTAAGTGTCCCAGTTTCAGCATGCACAACACTAGAGCCCTGCAACTGATAaaacctaaatggaatgcaccCAGTGTTAAGTATTATTTCCAGCTGCAGTTTTCCTGCCATGACGTAGCAAAGTGTTTGCTATGAAAAAGCTCAATTAGTTTAGTTCAATTTCTATCAGAGCCCTTTAACTAGATTAGGCCACTTAACTATTTAGAAACATTAAGATGGTTTTAAGTGTAAATATCTCCATGTCAGACAAGCTGACCGTATGTTGGTCTcttctgccatctagtggacaAAAACATACTCACTGCTGCATCAAAGCATCACAaaggcaaaataataataataataataataataataattcagaatagatttttttttaattatttttacaaataactTATCTGTTACAAAGACAGTTTTCCcagctaaaatcaaaaaaacactttagatatccaaattattttttttccatttaataaaacatgaataaactGCCTCTTCACACCAAGGTGCAGATAAAgctgaaaacagttttttttttcgggttggaaaaaggaaaaagtatGGCGTAAGTGCTTAAGAGACAATAATTCATCTTCTACTTTTAAATGGGTTTAAACAATACTAaaattttggttttaaaaatggCACTCAGATGTGACAAAGTAGATTATCAGTACAAATTCAATAGTTCCAAAGGCACTGATGCAAGGCGACATTTCACAAATGtggaaaaaactaaacaaagtaACTACTCCACAGTTAAGGTAACTTAaatcaaaataagtaaactttAGAAACACCCTCATCAATAAAAGCTTAGGAGGATGAAATGagccaaataaaaaataagagtATACAGAGTGGACAGTCATGTTGTGCTTACATTTTGCTAAAAACATTAGTTTCTTTTGCCTTGTCTGCTTCCAAGATGTTGAAACAATTCTGACCTGTTGTATATAAGGCACGGGTCCCATATGAATATTTCTACATCATAGGAACactttaaacagaaacatattCACTTTGATCTTTGGTACCTCACAAAAACCCAATTCAGGTGCACAGCAACATGGAAACGTTTAACCAATCAGCTGTTCCAGGAGCACTTTGACATCAATCAGCAGTAACATCCTGATAGTACTGGAAAATGAGTGTCTCTTTGCACTGAGGTGTAGTTGTCCCCAAACATTAAACCTACATTCCAGTTGTCAGATAAGATGGCAGTGTGTAATTTTGCTTTTTGACCCCTTCCCTCCCCCGACAGTCCAGACATATTTGGTgtcctggggaaaaaaaaatcacaaaaaaagacTCCTCCATTGCCTTCCTTTGCTGCATCTGCAGATCGTACACAGGACACTCAGCAATTACACAAGTGATGAATGGACCGAGCAGATGTAGCTTCATGATGACTACAAGGGTTTTTACTGCGCTACTCCTCTCCTTCTGCAAGGCTTCAACTCTCACAGAAATCAAGTAAAAAGCTTAAAAGGGAGCATGGTGCTTATTTGTTTGAAAGagggaaacaaaacaagacaaaaaagttaataaagTCGATAAAGCTATACTTACAGGAAATACAAGTGATTCATAGTGTGAGGAAGAAGACTTTTAAGGCACATTCTAAaattatgtacagtaaaaagCTCAAGGGGAGTTTCTGCCTCTGTGTACTGTACACAAAGCATGCAAcgtagtttcttttttttcattaactCATGattgaagagacagaaaagggatTCTGGGACAAGAGGCCCGTTTGAGTGGCAGTGACACTGCCGGTTCCTCTTTGACATCCTCTAGAAACTGCAAACAAATTTTAAAGTCCACGATTAGTCTGTTAGTTTTCCCTTCAGATGGAGAGCAGTGGCTGAACACAGTTCCCAATCCCCCGGTCAAGCcaccacagaggaagaaaaactaaattcaatCAGCAAAAGGCACAGTGGcacctgtgttgtgtgtgtaggtgtgtgtgtgtgtaggtgtgtgtatgtgtgccgtCACACTGCAGGGCCACGCTCGTAATACTGTAAGTTGGAGCAGCGAGGTATCCCCAGGGTTAAAGTGTCACCCGTCGAGCAGAAAAGGGGGAGGTGACCCCACGCGATCCGAGTCTCTAAGGTGAGGTATCATCCGACTCTGCCAGCCTTTATGAAAAAacacaagctgtaaacactATCCAGTCAAGCCTTCAGTGGACAGCATTCTACAAACCttagagaggagaaaagggggaaaaaaatcaaggaAAACAGGCCGCATGATGCACGATGACTACGCCCTGTCCCAGTTTTCATACAACTAGGggaacaaagaaacagaaagggcCCTTTTCTATTCTTGTCTGGTAgaagacaggtgagcagaggaGGCGGTGGCGCGTGGCAGCCTTGTTGGCTCAGAAGTGCCGCGGGAACTCGCACTGTTCACAACGGTTGAGGGCGGGATGGTTGAGGAAGGTGCAGGCGGTGCAGCTCCACTGCGTcccctcgtcctcctcctggTCTGTGATGGGCTTCACAATCTTACTGCCCGAGtctgtgaagaggaggaggaggaggagaagaatgTCAGTACATAGGAGAAGATGTGCAACCCGCCAAGTTTATCCATGAAGTGATGAAAACATGGACATCAAAATGATTTACATATGTGGCTATGGTGAAGGGAACACTTCTCTATCAGTGTGTATACGTGCACTGCAGTAATCTGAATATTGCCCACTTGGCAGAAATctaatgtaaacacaaaacCTGGAGTCAGTTTTAAAAAGAACTTGGATAACACAGCTACATGTATgctcaaaaatgtttctaaaagctCTTTGAGTCAAGGCACGAACATGGAATTGAGTCTAGACTCGGAAAGTATCATTTCAGTGAAAAGCAGTGTTGATGCAGTCTCTTAACATCTACTGTGATGTCAGAGCTGTGGGGAGGTTGGGGGTTCCTAACCTGGGGgtcgcaagataaatctgagcgGTTGTGGGATGATTAACATgatagaaaatgagaaaaaaacaacaacatatttttgctatacaaatgttaatttttacGCTGTGCTTTTTCTATTGTGAAATACTCGATTACTAGACTAGACTCAAGGGTCCCAAGCCCAAAAACACTGTTAGGTGCTTCTGGATGGTGAATCCTAAAATGCTACTATGCATTTTAGTTCATAAAACACTGCAAAGCAATCACTTTGCTTAAGTTTGGTAGAACACTTATAAGGTTTTATCAATTTTCCAAATTAAGATAAGAATCAtgagataaaaaataatccTGAATACCATTGGATGAGTGGATTTCCAGATAAGCTAAGATCTTAAAGTAGTTGAAAGACCTGCTACATTAAGACACGGAGGGGTTTGAATATCAAATCAAGGCTAGAATAAGCTTGTGGACCTTGTTAAAGACAAGATGATATGGTTGATGATAAAGGCAGgaagaatgaaagaagaaaagaaggacAGAGATACCAACCAagtgggagaggaggggaaggacCAGAGGAGGGCTCCACCATGAGCTCAGAGGTCACATTATATCTACATCCTCTCCTGTCTGGCCCAGCTTTGATGAAGCCGAGCAGAGAGCGAGGGATGGGTGAATGGATGAGAGGTaggaggatggatggatgaaaaaatattacagagCAGGTGGGGGGGAAGGAGAAAAGTGCAGAAATGAAGAAATCAGTAGTCAGTCATAAACAGGGTTAAACCAATACCATGGGCTGATTTGAAAAAACAGAAGCAGGAAAAtctaaaattgtatttattaatttgctATTCAATACCACTGATTAGGCGTGTTAGCTCATGGTGTATTTAACAGCTGTGAGCttgatttatttacatttcagtggAAAGTTTTATAGTCTCACGATGCTCTGAATACTATTTCACCACCCtgataaaagtgaaatatttggTGGAAAACAGTGAGTACTTGTCGTTTTTGAGATAaatttgataaaatgtaaagatattCATTATAgtcaaaaacactgtttttgacGATATTCATTATAgtcaaaaacactgtttttgattttggtatTGGCTTTCAATAACCCATATTGGTACAACCCTCATGAAAAACATCAATGGATAGGGAAAGGCTCCCACAGTGAAGTTAGTACTATCAACCTTTTAGGGGCCATACTGGGGGGCCATACTGGTGGTTTTCCAGTGTATTTTAGTAAACACAGTCTACAGTTGATTATCTAAACATGCACCACCACTGACACAGTCCTTTAAGTCAGTAACTAAAGTCATGAAAACACGACAAGGCAAAATGCaataaatgaatggatgaaaAGTGGATATTACTAATTACAACTGAATCCTGACCATATGCCTGACTTGACCTTTGCACATAAGgataaaatggaagaaaccctTGGAAGAGGCAATTAAAGAGAtatcccctcccctcccctcctcggAAGGCTGTGGTTGCAAAAATAGCATTCTCTAAGAAgtccaataaaataaatctaaataatgTGTCCAGTGAAATGAGGAATGTCCACACATGACCATGCAAACTTTTCTAAACTTACCAATAGATAAAGTACCTTTGGGTTTGGGTGGGACAGGACCAAGGAATCCAATGTTATCATAAAAATTATGGATTGCACTGGGATTAAAGTGTGGTCCTGTAAACAGAAGGAAAAAGTGGATGGAAAGAGTGGAACAAAAGGTGTACTTTCCATTTAATAGTGGATTTACATTTCTCACAGTACTATGGAGTCAACACCTGGAGTAAGCACATATATACACTCCAACTTTACACAAAACCCATCAATAGATACATTACAAGCATGACAGTAATGCAAATGTGTCTTTTACTAAAAGAGATAAGGCTTCCTCCTAAACACAGCTTGGTGTGCCTCCCCTGGCCTTGGATTAAATACCACTACAGCGTTCTCTCCATAGACACCACTAGACTCACTATaactataaaaatataaatcattagaaaaaaaatctaaattatacAAGGTAACATCATAACTGGTCAGTTTATGTCTGACGTTATTCAACATCTGGGGTTAAATCCCAGGTATCACCAGGGCAATGCCTTTAGTGAGTGAGAGGTACTGTTCATTCATGAGAGCCAAACTCTCGCCTTCCTTCACCTGTGTAAACCAGTTGGTCAGTGGCTCGGTCTCTGATAGCAGTGAAGTGCTGCCAGGGGGCCAATAAATCTCTTGTTACCAACCAGAGACAGGATGCAATTCAGGAAGAACTGGTAGTTAACAGTACAATGGCAGCAACTTGACCGCGTGTGCCGAGAGGATGTGAGCACGCCTGACCGACGTGCCACAGCTGCAGACCCCGGATCAAATCTGACCTCCCTCAATGACTTACTGTTAACTTTCTTCTTATACAACACAGACATGTACATAAGCTGAATGCCAGTTCAAGATACCCAAATACCTGAAAGTATTGAATACTATATATCAGAGAGagggtgacacacacacacacacacacacacacacacacacacacacacacacacacacacacacacacacacacacacacacacacacacacacacacacacacacacacacacacacacacacacacacacacacacagaatcataCCTCTTGTTTGAAGGAGATCAATTTCTTTGGTGAGGCAGTCAATGTCGATCTGCAGTAACCTGTTTTTGCATCGCAACTGCTTCATTTCCTCAATCTGAAAGAGAACGAGACAGGAAGTATCAGCCGGTTCGTTATCAGACACAGGCAGCTCTAAGGCACAAATGGTTGGACATCCTGCTTCTAAGGCAGTGGAGCAGATCTGTGACCGTGTCAGGAGAGCTGCTACACTCTCCAGAGCTGGCTCGCCTCAGTAAACAACAGAACCAAGGAGCTACTGAGCTCAGCAACACCAGTCAATTAACCTTCCGCAGCCACTTCCCCCTCTGTTGACTCAAACTGTAATAGCTGACAAAAACAGCTGACTCAACAAAAAGCTGAGAGCGGCACTTCATCTGAACCAGAGAGGTTTCAACAAACTCACAGCTGCAATTCTAACATAAACATAAAGCtgtgcagaaaataaatatgaaaagatgttcactttgttttcttttgaactCTACCTATCACAgtgaacagaaaagaaaatgctaaaacAGTGATAGTATCACTTTTTCTCTGAAGTAGCTGCAGAACTTGCTGCAGAGCTCCAGAATGAACTGCTAAGTCAATCTGACATAAATTGTGTGCTCTGTCAGTCTGAAAATATGGAACAATATCAGCCAAATCATAAACAGACCCCGTAATCAACATAGTTTCAGGGTGTAGGAGCACTGATGTGCCATGAGCTGGAACCAAGAATGGCAATGTGACCCagataattttgttttgtctgttcagCTTTTTATCTGTCAGTAATAAccagaaaaacatttgtttgcagttatgaagaccatcactgatGACTCTTTATCACATACATTTCTGAGTTAACTGCtaataaaatcatatttaacTTGGTTTTTAAATTGATTGATCTGCCAGTGAAAGATGTTGGTTAGAGTTCCTTGACATTTTCCCTTCCAAACATCCCAACTTTTTTACATTCTGGCTGGTTTTAGCTGGGAAATATGACTATGATCTACAATTATTTCACACTGTAGCTGATGATTACTGTTCTCAACAATAAAAATCCTaatttgtaaaattataatTGGGCTGCAGGGGGCATCCAGGGGTCTAGTGTTTAAGCCTCTTACTTAGGGCTGTCACAATAATTACGTTATTGACTTATTAtacgatatatatatatatatatatatatatatttgtatgtgtaatgtaattatTGCCTGTCATGATATCGACTTATCGTATATGGATGACTTGACGTCAATAATTTTTGCAGACCTCGATATTGcccattgtgtttacatgcatgtttgtttgtttttttacataagaATATCACCAACatttagccaacatgatgccagaataaacaatAAGCAGGGTTTTTTCCTACCATTACTATATTGCCTGTTAAGGAATGACTCTATAGCCTACCCCTGAAACAAATGTCTAATATTTATTTAAGCGCAATTTTTGTTAACAGAGTCTGAGAGTCCATTTTGTTCACATTCCAATACTAATATCTGAATATTCTTAAGACTTTTAAGTTAATTAAAAGGGTGTACATGCATTATTATGCTTATCATTAAATCAGTGGCAtcaaatggtcttaaaatgacaattataTCGTGTATCGCGATTATTTCTGGGACAATGTAtcatccaacaaaagtagttattgtgacaggcctatACTATATAACCGCAACGTCCCTGGTTCGATTCAGTCTGGGGACCTTTGTAGCATTATAGACCCCCCTATGTCTCCTCACATTTCCTGTCAGTATTTCAACTGTCActatcaaattaaaacaaaatgccaaaaaataataaGTTCACAATGAACAGATTTATATCTTTAAAATCACTGAATTAAGCTTACAGAAGGAATTTGGGAGGCCGAATTGGATCTCTCCAGCCGTCTCCTGGTCAGGTCGTTCTCCATCTCGTTGACCTCCTCTTTTAGCTtctccagcttcttcttcttcagctccaGCTCATGCCACAGCCTCTCCATGCGGGCCTTCTGATGGACCAACAACgctggagaacacacacagacagtactGTCAGCAACTGTCTCCTCTGTGCTATATCCATTCTTTCTAATAAACTTCactgaaaaatgtttcatttgtttcaatTTAGAATGACCCCTAAtcaaaggagggaaagaaatttaaaaaatattatattgagAAACTCCCTGTAACTAAAAACTGTAGATCAAAACAGGgaacacaacaaaaactgcTGATAACAATCCCTTCAAGGAAAATTGCTGTGGATATACAGTACTGACACATTTTCAGATCCACCATAGGCTGATCTCTGCATACACCAGTCAAAGCGGTTTTGATCATAATTCCATGTgcataaaaacaactttgtgTAAGGAGAGACAGGGGAACTACGTCAGATTCCACACCGTTGTCTATCTGTGTAAAGGTTTAATACCACGtgtttaaaaacaatatgaTCTCtgttatttatacatttaatagTATTGAAAGTACAGAagctataaaaaataaaaacatctacaATCAGTTTTTCAACCCAAGGCTGCACAGATGAAACAACGGGGAAGAAAATCAATATGTGCTCAGTTTGTTAATAGTGTTAATGTCgatttgttaataaaaaatatactttttaaatcCTATTTTGTGTGCCtaggacttttttttctttttgccttgGTATCAAAAGAGGTCTTGAGTATCGTTTTTTTTAATACTAGTATTGTATCgcagtttaaaattctggtatcGTCTCATCAGCTATTGTGGTAACATGAAGAGATCAGACTTAGACTGCTGCAGTGTTTAATACAGAACCTTAACTGTGCACATGATCTGCTCAAGTCTCTACAGCATGTTTCCCATAATTCATTCTGTTGACAGGTTGAAACACCTCCTACATTGACATTCAAACAATTCCTTCTCctgctacacacaaacacatggcaCTTCACAACTTATGGGAAGATGGTCTACTGGTGAGTGTGTCTGTCCTGTGACAAAAAGACCATACAATTGTTCTCCTGTCCGCAAGCTAAACTGCTACCTGCTTGCTTAATACGAGTCACACAGTGTGAGAGCATGagctatatatttaaaatgtcaatgtaaATATGGTGTTTTCTAACAGCTCAACACTGTATATAAACAGAACATGAAAAAGCCAAATGAAGGTGACTATTTTGTATGTGCTGGCACGAATACATACATGTggtgttgtgtatttgttgtgcTACACTGGTAACATAGTTTGCACTTACAACTTGGTTTGGTAATGTATTGCTGTGCTTTACAGTGATTTTAGTTCAGCTATAATGAAGGCAAATGGGCCTTAATTTTTAATCACTACGGTTAATAGTCTGTGTTTGGCTCTTAGATTCACcccattattttatttattatgtgatAATGAGCAACTGCATTCCTACAGACTACTTAAAACACCATCCAGATTTATCATTTCACGTGAAATACTGTTTAAAGCTAATCTTCCTTCTTGGCAAACCCATcccactatttttttttttcatttcaagtaAGCTGTACAATGGATGGCCGACAGTTCTCTTCTTTAAGCAGACATCAACATGAACCCGACTTACAACTTATTACACAAACCAGTGCCACTGTCAAACTAGAAAAAACTGGTAGCTCTTCTGAAAACATTGTCTAATTTCTCCTAAACTATCCCCCAAATTAAGTTGAGGTGACAAATAGGCCATGCAGTTACAGAATAACACTTAATTTTCTATCTGCAACGGCtagttttaattgttgtttttgagaTTTGGGAATTTGGAGAGGCAACAAGTCACATTACTATTCAAAGGTTCACTGAATGATCTGGTGCACATCTGACTAAATGAAATCTGTTTCCAAAACCTTCATCATTTAGTCAAAAATTAGCTGGCTTTTCTGGCTGTGTGAGGTTACTAATCcactaaacaaacaacaaacacatatatGCGTTCAAAAAACCCAGTGTCCAGCAGGAATGCTTGTCTTCACTTGCCAATCAGAACCGGGTCTTCAACAAAATTATGTAATTACAGTAATGTTATTCTATTGCCAAACAGTAAGAGCTATAGTTCTTGTGTGAATGCTGACTGGTGATGGTTAACacattaatgtttaattaacagTTAGGTGGTGACAGGTGTCGTTATCAGGTAATGTGACTCAGTTGGTGTCAATATGCATTTTTCCAAGCCAAAGCAGATAAAGTAGGAGGAAACTGGGCTGATGAGGGTCAGCAGCAGAGGTAGCATGCCCGGTGTGATGCCCCTCCTGGTGGTAGTCACCGCAGTGCAGGAGCCACAGCCGGTGACTCACACATAACTTTCACATACAGTGAAAAGCCCAAAAAAGGAAACAGCGGCGTTCTCTGACACGTTTGACTCACTACAGAATCCGCCAGTCTCAGGGGTCGTCGGAGCAAACGCAGCATTTAGTGTGGAGGACTCACACTACCGTCATCACACCACGGCCCTCACTGAGCGAGTCACCTTTGCTTTTATCTGCCTCATGGAGACGGACATGCAGAGCAGTGGTTCTACACTGACTGAACATTAGTGACAGCAAGTACACAGTTTGGCTCAAGAAGTACATAACGGTCAACGTAAAAGAAACAGACTTTTAAAATCACACAGTGTACATTATAATAAAATTACTAAAAGCATTTAGACCTACTGCTGGTCTGGCCTCATCACTGTGCACTCTTTAGCCACTTGACATTTGCTAAACAAACCAATAAACGGTGAAGCAAACAGCTCTAACAAGACATCAGAGGCCTACTTGATGAAGGATTCACAGTGTAAAcaatttctggcatttttgtCAGTTTGGTCCAAGCTGTGGGCGTTAACTCCTTATCTAAAGTATGTATTTGCaaacttaaaaatgttcaaGAAATTGGCAGACACCTCTTTGCAATGCTAGCTTTAATGTCAAGTAAAAACTGAATCAAAAGAGGAAATGAACattgtataaaaagaaaaaaaatcagggcataaagactggaattaTGATCAAAGTGATGATAGGTATCAGGCATTGCTCACCTTGTGTGTACGCTGCATCATCAGAGCCCATGCTGAGTCTGCGAGGCTCACTCGGCCTCTCCCTGTGTGGCGACAGCGGGTCTGAGAGATGGAGGGGGTCTGGCTCCACGAAGTGGTGGTCTGAGGGTAGGCTGAGGAGGTTGTTGGGCTCAAAAGTAGGTGACACCACTCCAGGGGACACAGCTGGGGGCTTATTGGGGGACACCGTGATTTTAAAAGTGTATTTGGTGTTGGGCTGAGTCACCACCACACGTGGGGAAGAAGCTGTGCCTCCCCCTCCCACAGAGGCACGGGACTTAGGAGGATGGTGGTGGATGTAGGCGGGGCCCATGCTCACTTGGCCCCCCATGTTCCTGGCCCCCGAGGGCCCCTGTAAGGGAGGGTTGGCTGAGATGTAGACTGTGGGAGGGTTCCTACCCCCACTGTCGTCGCTGGAGGCattggcagaaatgtaaaacttaGGTTGGGAGCGGGAGCCGGCTGTGGCCACGACGGCCTCCTCAGAGGGAGTGGTAGCAGCAGTAGGCGGGCTGGCAGAGATGTAAACAGTGGGCTGGCTGCGGCTCAGACCTGGGCCTCCGATAGAGAGAGGGGTGGTTGGGACAGTAGCCACCCCAgttgaagaggaggaagaggaagggcaggaggaggaggtggaggaggaccGGGGCCCACTGCTTGTCCGCAGTACGgctgttgtggttgtggagTTGCTCCTCT
This window contains:
- the tab2 gene encoding TGF-beta-activated kinase 1 and MAP3K7-binding protein 2 isoform X1, with the protein product MAQGSHQIDIQVLHDLRQKFPEVPEGVVSQCVLQNNNNLDACCEYLSQVSPVYLYSEEGNLSFSDDPSFTRLRNHMTQLNLGLQSQNVHVAPVRDGLRMNGSRTLAHSLSDGPLQTGQAPNSDFFQQEPQSAPVQVPSSLNVFGVMEPTRKPQPPQHLGLYPLGVKGTTMGVQQTPRFNPITVTLAPNIQTGRNTPTSLHIHGGPQSGLSSPQGNSIYIRPYVSQSGTTRQNQQQGGRAQYSPTSQPQQQIYQISHPSSLSGSWSGPQHASSSHTSQHQTQGHQTSHVYMPISSPTNPQAPSILPTGSQASSSGVSPCSSSSSSSSVMPTSLSAISQYNIQNISTGPRKNQIEIKLESPQRSNSTTTTAVLRTSSGPRSSSTSSSCPSSSSSSTGVATVPTTPLSIGGPGLSRSQPTVYISASPPTAATTPSEEAVVATAGSRSQPKFYISANASSDDSGGRNPPTVYISANPPLQGPSGARNMGGQVSMGPAYIHHHPPKSRASVGGGGTASSPRVVVTQPNTKYTFKITVSPNKPPAVSPGVVSPTFEPNNLLSLPSDHHFVEPDPLHLSDPLSPHRERPSEPRRLSMGSDDAAYTQALLVHQKARMERLWHELELKKKKLEKLKEEVNEMENDLTRRRLERSNSASQIPSIEEMKQLRCKNRLLQIDIDCLTKEIDLLQTRGPHFNPSAIHNFYDNIGFLGPVPPKPKGTLSIAGPDRRGCRYNVTSELMVEPSSGPSPPLPLGWYLCPSFLLSFFLPLSSTISSCL